The following coding sequences are from one Panthera leo isolate Ple1 chromosome E1, P.leo_Ple1_pat1.1, whole genome shotgun sequence window:
- the TRIM47 gene encoding E3 ubiquitin-protein ligase TRIM47 has protein sequence MDGSGPFSCPICLEPLREPVTLPCGHNFCLACLGALWPHRGAGGAGGPGGAARCPLCQEPFPDGLQLRKNHTLSELLQLRQGSGSAPGPGSGPAPAPAPAPEPASPSAPPSAPEPSAPCAPEPWPGGEEPVRCDACPEGAALPAALSCLSCLASFCPAHLGPHERSPALRGHRLVPPLRRLEESLCPRHLRPLERYCRAERMCLCEACAAQEHQGHELVPLEQERALQEAEQSKVLSAVEDRMDELGACIAQSRRTVALIKSAAAAERERVSRLFAEAAAILQGFQTEVLGFIEEGEATMLGRSQGDLRRQEEQRSRLSRARHNLSQVPEADSVSFLQELLALRLALEEGCGPGPGPPRELSFTRSSQAVRAVRELLTATCASQWEQLRGLGTEADAESQDPDSTNHLESEAPRDYFLKFAYIVDLDSDTADKYLQLFGTKGVKRVLCPINYPESPTRFTHCEQVLGEGALDRGTYYWEVEIIEGWVSVGVMAEDFSPQEPYDRGRLGRNAHSCCLQWNGRSFSVWFHGLEAPLPHPFSPTVGICLEYADRALAFYAVRDGKMNLLRRLKASRARRSSSLASSIDPFQSRLDSHFAGLFTRRLKPAFFLESVDAHLQMGPLKKSCISVLKRR, from the exons ATGGACGGCAGCGGGCCCTTCAGCTGCCCCATCTGCCTGGAGCCGCTCCGGGAGCCGGTGACGCTGCCCTGCGGCCACAACTTCTGCCTCGCCTGCCTGGGCGCGCTCTGGCCGCACCGCGGCGCGGGTGGCGCCGGCGGGCCCGGAGGCGCGGCCCGCTGCCCGCTGTGCCAGGAGCCCTTCCCCGACGGCCTGCAGCTCCGCAAGAACCACACGCTGTCCGAGCTGCTGCAGCTCCGCCAGGGCTCGGGCTCCGCGCCCGGGCCCGGCtccggcccggccccggccccggccccggccccggagCCCGCGTCGCCCAGCGCCCCGCCCAGCGCCCCGGAGCCTTCGGCTCCCTGCGCGCCCGAGCCCTGGCCGGGTGGCGAAGAGCCGGTGCGCTGCGACGCGTGCCCCGAGGGCGCCGCCCTGCCTGCCGCgctctcctgcctctcctgcctcgcCTCCTTCTGCCCGGCGCACTTGGGCCCGCACGAGCGCAGCCCCGCGCTGCGCGGACACCGCCTAGTGCCGCCGCTGCGCCGGCTGGAGGAGAGCCTGTGCCCGCGCCACCTGCGGCCGCTCGAGCGCTACTGCCGTGCGGAGCGCATGTGCCTGTGCGAGGCCTGCGCCGCCCAGGAGCACCAGGGCCACGAGCTCGTGCCGCTGGAGCAGGAGCGCGCGCTCCAGGAG GCCGAGCAGTCCAAAGTCCTGAGTGCTGTGGAGGACCGCATGGATGAGCTGGGCGCCTGCATTGCACAGTCCCGGCGCACGGTGGCCCTCATCAAG AGCGCCGCCGCAGCAGAGCGGGAGAGGGTGAGCCGGCTGTTCGCCGAGGCTGCAGCCATCCTGCAGGGGTTCCAGACGGAGGTGCTGGGCTTCATCGAGGAGGGCGAGGCCACCATGCTGGGCCGCTCCCAGGGGGACCTGCGGCGGCAGGAGGAACAGCGCAGCAGGCTCAGCCGGGCCCGCCACAACCTCAGTCAGGTCCCTGAAGCCGACTCAGTCAGCTTCCTGCAG GAGCTCCTGGCACTCAGGCTGGCCCTGGAGGAGGGGTGCGGCCCTGGGCCCGGCCCCCCGAGGGAGCTCAGCTTCACCAGATCATCCCAAGCCGTGCGGGCGGTGAGAGAGCTGCTAACGGCCACCTGTGCCAGCCAGTGGGAGCAGCTGCGGGGGCTGGGCACAGAAG CTGATGCTGAATCCCAAGACCCCGATAGCACCAACCACTTGGAAAGTGAGGCTCCCAGGGACTACTTCCTCAAGT TTGCCTACATCGTGGACCTGGACAGCGACACGGCAGACAAGTACCTGCAGCTGTTTGGAACCAAAGGTGTAAAGAGGGTGCTGTGTCCCATCAACTACCCCGAGTCACCCACTCGCTTCACCCACTGCGAGCAGGTGCTGGGTGAGGGTGCCCTGGACCGGGGCACCTACTATTGGGAGGTAGAGATCATTGAAGGCTGGGTCAGCGTGGGGGTCATGGCCGAAGACTTCTCCCCACAAGAGCCCTATGACCGGGGCCGGCTCGGCCGCAATGCTCACTCCTGCTGCCTGCAGTGGAACGGACGCAGCTTCTCCGTCTGGTTCCACGGGCTGGaggcgcccctgccccacccGTTCTCGCCCACCGTCGGGATCTGCCTCGAATATGCCGACCGAGCCCTGGCCTTCTATGCTGTGCGGGATGGCAAGATGAACCTTCTTCGGAGGTTGAAGGCTTCCCGGGCCCGCCGGAGCAGCTCCCTGGCCTCCTCCATT
- the TRIM65 gene encoding tripartite motif-containing protein 65 isoform X3, producing MDAQKLEDKLTCAICLELYLEPVTLPCGHNFCGDCIRDWWGCRDKACPECREHFPDGAELRRNVALTGVLELMRAGPAPAPDPDPAPAPGSGPGARCPRHGQPLEFFCRTEGRCECSACTVNECRLHERALLDTERREREAQLRAMLEVTQQQATEAESQLKELQEQSSQIQSSACTLASVVSSKFSCLLQALEMRRTLALTDIEVAKTQALTRARDEERRLRGHLEALAHYDRRVRDLLEQSDDQTFLQESQLLAPPGPLGPLAPLQWDEEQQLAGVESLSRLYGLLLDEGSHPRAPAEAADLGPVEAPGPLAPVPSPVCPLRRKLWQNYRNLTFDPDSANCHLYLSQQGQQVKHRHKPRDLAGPRSFQLWQVQCAQSFRNGRHYWEVRTSNHSVTLGVAYPELSRHKQGPHTDNIGRGPSSWGLCVQEDRAQAWHNGEARRLPGVSGQLLGMDLDLASGRLTFYSLEPKAQPLHTFHAIFTQPLYPVFWLLEGRTLTLCHRPEAKLPPGLQEEAAGPS from the exons atggACGCCCAGAAGCTGGAGGACAAGCTGACCTGCGCCATCTGCCTGGAGCTCTACCTGGAGCCGGTGACGCTGCCCTGCGGCCACAACTTCTGCGGGGACTGCATCCGGGACTGGTGGGGCTGCCGCGACAAGGCGTGCCCCGAGTGCCGGGAGCACTTCCCCGACGGCGCCGAGCTGCGCCGCAATGTGGCCCTCACCGGCGTGCTCGAGTTGATGCGCGCCGGGCCTGCCCCGGCTCCCGATCCCgaccccgccccggcccccggctCCGGGCCGGGCGCGCGCTGTCCCCGGCACGGGCAGCCCCTCGAGTTCTTCTGTCGCACGGAGGGTCGCTGCGAGTGCAGCGCATGCACTGTGAACGAGTGTCGCCTCCACGAGCGGGCGCTGCTGGACACTGAGCGTCGGGAACGCGAG GCCCAGCTGAGAGCCATGCTGGAGGTCACCCAGCAGCAGGCCACCGAGGCTGAGAGCCAGCTAAAGGAACTGCAGGAGCAAAGCAGCCAGATCCAG AGCTCGGCCTGCACCCTGGCCTCCGTGGTCTCCAGCAAATTCAGCTGCCTGCTGCAGGCCCTGGAGATGCGGCGGACCTTGGCACTGACGGACATCGAGGTGGCCAAGACACAGGCGCTAACACGGGCCCGGGATGAAGAACGGCGACTGCGGGGCCACCTGGAAGCCCTGGCTCACTACGACCGCAGGGTCCGGGACCTCCTGGAGCAGTCGGATGACCAGACCTTCCTCCAG GAATCACAGCTCCTGGCACCCCCAGGCCCTCTTGGGCCCCTGGCTCCTCTGCAGTGGGACGAAGAGCAGCAGCTGGCTGGCGTGGAGTCACTGAGCCGGCTGTATGGTCTCCTCCTGGATGAGGGGAGCCACCCCAGGGCACCGGCTGAGGCTGCTGATTTGGGCCCCGTGG AGGCCCCAGGTCCGCTGGCACCAGTCCCAAGCCCGGTTTGCCCACTGAGGAGGAAACTCTGGCAGA ATTATCGCAACCTGACCTTCGACCCAGACAGCGCCAATTGCCACCTCTACCTGTCTCAGCAGGGCCAGCAGGTAAAGCACCGTCACAAGCCCCGGGACCTGGCCGGGCCACGCAGCTTCCAGCTCTGGCAGGTGCAATGTGCCCAGAGCTTCCGGAACGGTCGACACTACTGGGAGGTGCGCACGTCTAATCACTCAGTGACGCTGGGCGTCGCCTATCCAGAACTTTCACGGCACAAGCAAGGGCCCCACACAGACAACATTGGACGTGGGCCTAGCTCCTGGGGGCTCTGTGTTCAGGAGGACAGGGCCCAGGCCTGGCACAACGGGGAGGCCCGGCGCCTCCCAGGGGTGTCCGGGCAGCTCCTGGGCATGGATTTGGACCTGGCCTCTGGCCGCCTCACCTTCTACAGCCTGGAGCCCAAGGCCCAGCCCCTACATACCTTCCACGCCATTTTCACCCAGCCCCTCTACCCCGTCTTCTGGCTCCTGGAGGGTAGGACTTTGACCCTGTGCCATCGGCCTGAGGCCAAGCTCCCTCCGGGACTCCAGGAAGAGGCCGCGGGGCCCAGCTGA
- the TRIM65 gene encoding tripartite motif-containing protein 65 isoform X2, giving the protein MDAQKLEDKLTCAICLELYLEPVTLPCGHNFCGDCIRDWWGCRDKACPECREHFPDGAELRRNVALTGVLELMRAGPAPAPDPDPAPAPGSGPGARCPRHGQPLEFFCRTEGRCECSACTVNECRLHERALLDTERREREAQLRAMLEVTQQQATEAESQLKELQEQSSQIQALEMRRTLALTDIEVAKTQALTRARDEERRLRGHLEALAHYDRRVRDLLEQSDDQTFLQESQLLAPPGPLGPLAPLQWDEEQQLAGVESLSRLYGLLLDEGSHPRAPAEAADLGPVGKADPRCLSTPPGPAGPPTAGGSGVRTLPPMSSLPVTALTLLCLLEAPGPLAPVPSPVCPLRRKLWQNYRNLTFDPDSANCHLYLSQQGQQVKHRHKPRDLAGPRSFQLWQVQCAQSFRNGRHYWEVRTSNHSVTLGVAYPELSRHKQGPHTDNIGRGPSSWGLCVQEDRAQAWHNGEARRLPGVSGQLLGMDLDLASGRLTFYSLEPKAQPLHTFHAIFTQPLYPVFWLLEGRTLTLCHRPEAKLPPGLQEEAAGPS; this is encoded by the exons atggACGCCCAGAAGCTGGAGGACAAGCTGACCTGCGCCATCTGCCTGGAGCTCTACCTGGAGCCGGTGACGCTGCCCTGCGGCCACAACTTCTGCGGGGACTGCATCCGGGACTGGTGGGGCTGCCGCGACAAGGCGTGCCCCGAGTGCCGGGAGCACTTCCCCGACGGCGCCGAGCTGCGCCGCAATGTGGCCCTCACCGGCGTGCTCGAGTTGATGCGCGCCGGGCCTGCCCCGGCTCCCGATCCCgaccccgccccggcccccggctCCGGGCCGGGCGCGCGCTGTCCCCGGCACGGGCAGCCCCTCGAGTTCTTCTGTCGCACGGAGGGTCGCTGCGAGTGCAGCGCATGCACTGTGAACGAGTGTCGCCTCCACGAGCGGGCGCTGCTGGACACTGAGCGTCGGGAACGCGAG GCCCAGCTGAGAGCCATGCTGGAGGTCACCCAGCAGCAGGCCACCGAGGCTGAGAGCCAGCTAAAGGAACTGCAGGAGCAAAGCAGCCAGATCCAG GCCCTGGAGATGCGGCGGACCTTGGCACTGACGGACATCGAGGTGGCCAAGACACAGGCGCTAACACGGGCCCGGGATGAAGAACGGCGACTGCGGGGCCACCTGGAAGCCCTGGCTCACTACGACCGCAGGGTCCGGGACCTCCTGGAGCAGTCGGATGACCAGACCTTCCTCCAG GAATCACAGCTCCTGGCACCCCCAGGCCCTCTTGGGCCCCTGGCTCCTCTGCAGTGGGACGAAGAGCAGCAGCTGGCTGGCGTGGAGTCACTGAGCCGGCTGTATGGTCTCCTCCTGGATGAGGGGAGCCACCCCAGGGCACCGGCTGAGGCTGCTGATTTGGGCCCCGTGGGTAAGGCTGACCCCAgatgtctctctacccctccggGCCCAGCTGGCCCTCCCACAGCGGGTGGGAGTGGGGTCAGGACCCTGCCCCCCATGAGCTCTCTCCCCGTCACTGCCCTAACACTTCTTTGCCTCCTAGAGGCCCCAGGTCCGCTGGCACCAGTCCCAAGCCCGGTTTGCCCACTGAGGAGGAAACTCTGGCAGA ATTATCGCAACCTGACCTTCGACCCAGACAGCGCCAATTGCCACCTCTACCTGTCTCAGCAGGGCCAGCAGGTAAAGCACCGTCACAAGCCCCGGGACCTGGCCGGGCCACGCAGCTTCCAGCTCTGGCAGGTGCAATGTGCCCAGAGCTTCCGGAACGGTCGACACTACTGGGAGGTGCGCACGTCTAATCACTCAGTGACGCTGGGCGTCGCCTATCCAGAACTTTCACGGCACAAGCAAGGGCCCCACACAGACAACATTGGACGTGGGCCTAGCTCCTGGGGGCTCTGTGTTCAGGAGGACAGGGCCCAGGCCTGGCACAACGGGGAGGCCCGGCGCCTCCCAGGGGTGTCCGGGCAGCTCCTGGGCATGGATTTGGACCTGGCCTCTGGCCGCCTCACCTTCTACAGCCTGGAGCCCAAGGCCCAGCCCCTACATACCTTCCACGCCATTTTCACCCAGCCCCTCTACCCCGTCTTCTGGCTCCTGGAGGGTAGGACTTTGACCCTGTGCCATCGGCCTGAGGCCAAGCTCCCTCCGGGACTCCAGGAAGAGGCCGCGGGGCCCAGCTGA
- the TRIM65 gene encoding tripartite motif-containing protein 65 isoform X1, with product MDAQKLEDKLTCAICLELYLEPVTLPCGHNFCGDCIRDWWGCRDKACPECREHFPDGAELRRNVALTGVLELMRAGPAPAPDPDPAPAPGSGPGARCPRHGQPLEFFCRTEGRCECSACTVNECRLHERALLDTERREREAQLRAMLEVTQQQATEAESQLKELQEQSSQIQSSACTLASVVSSKFSCLLQALEMRRTLALTDIEVAKTQALTRARDEERRLRGHLEALAHYDRRVRDLLEQSDDQTFLQESQLLAPPGPLGPLAPLQWDEEQQLAGVESLSRLYGLLLDEGSHPRAPAEAADLGPVGKADPRCLSTPPGPAGPPTAGGSGVRTLPPMSSLPVTALTLLCLLEAPGPLAPVPSPVCPLRRKLWQNYRNLTFDPDSANCHLYLSQQGQQVKHRHKPRDLAGPRSFQLWQVQCAQSFRNGRHYWEVRTSNHSVTLGVAYPELSRHKQGPHTDNIGRGPSSWGLCVQEDRAQAWHNGEARRLPGVSGQLLGMDLDLASGRLTFYSLEPKAQPLHTFHAIFTQPLYPVFWLLEGRTLTLCHRPEAKLPPGLQEEAAGPS from the exons atggACGCCCAGAAGCTGGAGGACAAGCTGACCTGCGCCATCTGCCTGGAGCTCTACCTGGAGCCGGTGACGCTGCCCTGCGGCCACAACTTCTGCGGGGACTGCATCCGGGACTGGTGGGGCTGCCGCGACAAGGCGTGCCCCGAGTGCCGGGAGCACTTCCCCGACGGCGCCGAGCTGCGCCGCAATGTGGCCCTCACCGGCGTGCTCGAGTTGATGCGCGCCGGGCCTGCCCCGGCTCCCGATCCCgaccccgccccggcccccggctCCGGGCCGGGCGCGCGCTGTCCCCGGCACGGGCAGCCCCTCGAGTTCTTCTGTCGCACGGAGGGTCGCTGCGAGTGCAGCGCATGCACTGTGAACGAGTGTCGCCTCCACGAGCGGGCGCTGCTGGACACTGAGCGTCGGGAACGCGAG GCCCAGCTGAGAGCCATGCTGGAGGTCACCCAGCAGCAGGCCACCGAGGCTGAGAGCCAGCTAAAGGAACTGCAGGAGCAAAGCAGCCAGATCCAG AGCTCGGCCTGCACCCTGGCCTCCGTGGTCTCCAGCAAATTCAGCTGCCTGCTGCAGGCCCTGGAGATGCGGCGGACCTTGGCACTGACGGACATCGAGGTGGCCAAGACACAGGCGCTAACACGGGCCCGGGATGAAGAACGGCGACTGCGGGGCCACCTGGAAGCCCTGGCTCACTACGACCGCAGGGTCCGGGACCTCCTGGAGCAGTCGGATGACCAGACCTTCCTCCAG GAATCACAGCTCCTGGCACCCCCAGGCCCTCTTGGGCCCCTGGCTCCTCTGCAGTGGGACGAAGAGCAGCAGCTGGCTGGCGTGGAGTCACTGAGCCGGCTGTATGGTCTCCTCCTGGATGAGGGGAGCCACCCCAGGGCACCGGCTGAGGCTGCTGATTTGGGCCCCGTGGGTAAGGCTGACCCCAgatgtctctctacccctccggGCCCAGCTGGCCCTCCCACAGCGGGTGGGAGTGGGGTCAGGACCCTGCCCCCCATGAGCTCTCTCCCCGTCACTGCCCTAACACTTCTTTGCCTCCTAGAGGCCCCAGGTCCGCTGGCACCAGTCCCAAGCCCGGTTTGCCCACTGAGGAGGAAACTCTGGCAGA ATTATCGCAACCTGACCTTCGACCCAGACAGCGCCAATTGCCACCTCTACCTGTCTCAGCAGGGCCAGCAGGTAAAGCACCGTCACAAGCCCCGGGACCTGGCCGGGCCACGCAGCTTCCAGCTCTGGCAGGTGCAATGTGCCCAGAGCTTCCGGAACGGTCGACACTACTGGGAGGTGCGCACGTCTAATCACTCAGTGACGCTGGGCGTCGCCTATCCAGAACTTTCACGGCACAAGCAAGGGCCCCACACAGACAACATTGGACGTGGGCCTAGCTCCTGGGGGCTCTGTGTTCAGGAGGACAGGGCCCAGGCCTGGCACAACGGGGAGGCCCGGCGCCTCCCAGGGGTGTCCGGGCAGCTCCTGGGCATGGATTTGGACCTGGCCTCTGGCCGCCTCACCTTCTACAGCCTGGAGCCCAAGGCCCAGCCCCTACATACCTTCCACGCCATTTTCACCCAGCCCCTCTACCCCGTCTTCTGGCTCCTGGAGGGTAGGACTTTGACCCTGTGCCATCGGCCTGAGGCCAAGCTCCCTCCGGGACTCCAGGAAGAGGCCGCGGGGCCCAGCTGA
- the TRIM65 gene encoding tripartite motif-containing protein 65 isoform X4 → MTTRREWQAQLRAMLEVTQQQATEAESQLKELQEQSSQIQSSACTLASVVSSKFSCLLQALEMRRTLALTDIEVAKTQALTRARDEERRLRGHLEALAHYDRRVRDLLEQSDDQTFLQESQLLAPPGPLGPLAPLQWDEEQQLAGVESLSRLYGLLLDEGSHPRAPAEAADLGPVGKADPRCLSTPPGPAGPPTAGGSGVRTLPPMSSLPVTALTLLCLLEAPGPLAPVPSPVCPLRRKLWQNYRNLTFDPDSANCHLYLSQQGQQVKHRHKPRDLAGPRSFQLWQVQCAQSFRNGRHYWEVRTSNHSVTLGVAYPELSRHKQGPHTDNIGRGPSSWGLCVQEDRAQAWHNGEARRLPGVSGQLLGMDLDLASGRLTFYSLEPKAQPLHTFHAIFTQPLYPVFWLLEGRTLTLCHRPEAKLPPGLQEEAAGPS, encoded by the exons ATGACAACAAGGAGGGAGTGGCAG GCCCAGCTGAGAGCCATGCTGGAGGTCACCCAGCAGCAGGCCACCGAGGCTGAGAGCCAGCTAAAGGAACTGCAGGAGCAAAGCAGCCAGATCCAG AGCTCGGCCTGCACCCTGGCCTCCGTGGTCTCCAGCAAATTCAGCTGCCTGCTGCAGGCCCTGGAGATGCGGCGGACCTTGGCACTGACGGACATCGAGGTGGCCAAGACACAGGCGCTAACACGGGCCCGGGATGAAGAACGGCGACTGCGGGGCCACCTGGAAGCCCTGGCTCACTACGACCGCAGGGTCCGGGACCTCCTGGAGCAGTCGGATGACCAGACCTTCCTCCAG GAATCACAGCTCCTGGCACCCCCAGGCCCTCTTGGGCCCCTGGCTCCTCTGCAGTGGGACGAAGAGCAGCAGCTGGCTGGCGTGGAGTCACTGAGCCGGCTGTATGGTCTCCTCCTGGATGAGGGGAGCCACCCCAGGGCACCGGCTGAGGCTGCTGATTTGGGCCCCGTGGGTAAGGCTGACCCCAgatgtctctctacccctccggGCCCAGCTGGCCCTCCCACAGCGGGTGGGAGTGGGGTCAGGACCCTGCCCCCCATGAGCTCTCTCCCCGTCACTGCCCTAACACTTCTTTGCCTCCTAGAGGCCCCAGGTCCGCTGGCACCAGTCCCAAGCCCGGTTTGCCCACTGAGGAGGAAACTCTGGCAGA ATTATCGCAACCTGACCTTCGACCCAGACAGCGCCAATTGCCACCTCTACCTGTCTCAGCAGGGCCAGCAGGTAAAGCACCGTCACAAGCCCCGGGACCTGGCCGGGCCACGCAGCTTCCAGCTCTGGCAGGTGCAATGTGCCCAGAGCTTCCGGAACGGTCGACACTACTGGGAGGTGCGCACGTCTAATCACTCAGTGACGCTGGGCGTCGCCTATCCAGAACTTTCACGGCACAAGCAAGGGCCCCACACAGACAACATTGGACGTGGGCCTAGCTCCTGGGGGCTCTGTGTTCAGGAGGACAGGGCCCAGGCCTGGCACAACGGGGAGGCCCGGCGCCTCCCAGGGGTGTCCGGGCAGCTCCTGGGCATGGATTTGGACCTGGCCTCTGGCCGCCTCACCTTCTACAGCCTGGAGCCCAAGGCCCAGCCCCTACATACCTTCCACGCCATTTTCACCCAGCCCCTCTACCCCGTCTTCTGGCTCCTGGAGGGTAGGACTTTGACCCTGTGCCATCGGCCTGAGGCCAAGCTCCCTCCGGGACTCCAGGAAGAGGCCGCGGGGCCCAGCTGA
- the TRIM65 gene encoding tripartite motif-containing protein 65 isoform X5 has translation MLEVTQQQATEAESQLKELQEQSSQIQSSACTLASVVSSKFSCLLQALEMRRTLALTDIEVAKTQALTRARDEERRLRGHLEALAHYDRRVRDLLEQSDDQTFLQESQLLAPPGPLGPLAPLQWDEEQQLAGVESLSRLYGLLLDEGSHPRAPAEAADLGPVGKADPRCLSTPPGPAGPPTAGGSGVRTLPPMSSLPVTALTLLCLLEAPGPLAPVPSPVCPLRRKLWQNYRNLTFDPDSANCHLYLSQQGQQVKHRHKPRDLAGPRSFQLWQVQCAQSFRNGRHYWEVRTSNHSVTLGVAYPELSRHKQGPHTDNIGRGPSSWGLCVQEDRAQAWHNGEARRLPGVSGQLLGMDLDLASGRLTFYSLEPKAQPLHTFHAIFTQPLYPVFWLLEGRTLTLCHRPEAKLPPGLQEEAAGPS, from the exons ATGCTGGAGGTCACCCAGCAGCAGGCCACCGAGGCTGAGAGCCAGCTAAAGGAACTGCAGGAGCAAAGCAGCCAGATCCAG AGCTCGGCCTGCACCCTGGCCTCCGTGGTCTCCAGCAAATTCAGCTGCCTGCTGCAGGCCCTGGAGATGCGGCGGACCTTGGCACTGACGGACATCGAGGTGGCCAAGACACAGGCGCTAACACGGGCCCGGGATGAAGAACGGCGACTGCGGGGCCACCTGGAAGCCCTGGCTCACTACGACCGCAGGGTCCGGGACCTCCTGGAGCAGTCGGATGACCAGACCTTCCTCCAG GAATCACAGCTCCTGGCACCCCCAGGCCCTCTTGGGCCCCTGGCTCCTCTGCAGTGGGACGAAGAGCAGCAGCTGGCTGGCGTGGAGTCACTGAGCCGGCTGTATGGTCTCCTCCTGGATGAGGGGAGCCACCCCAGGGCACCGGCTGAGGCTGCTGATTTGGGCCCCGTGGGTAAGGCTGACCCCAgatgtctctctacccctccggGCCCAGCTGGCCCTCCCACAGCGGGTGGGAGTGGGGTCAGGACCCTGCCCCCCATGAGCTCTCTCCCCGTCACTGCCCTAACACTTCTTTGCCTCCTAGAGGCCCCAGGTCCGCTGGCACCAGTCCCAAGCCCGGTTTGCCCACTGAGGAGGAAACTCTGGCAGA ATTATCGCAACCTGACCTTCGACCCAGACAGCGCCAATTGCCACCTCTACCTGTCTCAGCAGGGCCAGCAGGTAAAGCACCGTCACAAGCCCCGGGACCTGGCCGGGCCACGCAGCTTCCAGCTCTGGCAGGTGCAATGTGCCCAGAGCTTCCGGAACGGTCGACACTACTGGGAGGTGCGCACGTCTAATCACTCAGTGACGCTGGGCGTCGCCTATCCAGAACTTTCACGGCACAAGCAAGGGCCCCACACAGACAACATTGGACGTGGGCCTAGCTCCTGGGGGCTCTGTGTTCAGGAGGACAGGGCCCAGGCCTGGCACAACGGGGAGGCCCGGCGCCTCCCAGGGGTGTCCGGGCAGCTCCTGGGCATGGATTTGGACCTGGCCTCTGGCCGCCTCACCTTCTACAGCCTGGAGCCCAAGGCCCAGCCCCTACATACCTTCCACGCCATTTTCACCCAGCCCCTCTACCCCGTCTTCTGGCTCCTGGAGGGTAGGACTTTGACCCTGTGCCATCGGCCTGAGGCCAAGCTCCCTCCGGGACTCCAGGAAGAGGCCGCGGGGCCCAGCTGA
- the MRPL38 gene encoding 39S ribosomal protein L38, mitochondrial — protein MAAPWWRAALYGSRRWRSFSTSAALRRRTAPLGPMPNEDIDVSNLERLEKYRSFDRYRRRAEQEARNPHWWRTYREYFCEESDPKDKIDIGLPPPKVNRTQQLLERKRVLRELRANPEEERAARLRTARIPLEAVRAEWERTCGPYHKQRLAEYYGLYRDLFHGATFVPRVPLHVAYAVGEDDLMPVYHGNEITPTEAAQAPEVTYEADEGSIWTLLLTNLDGHLLEPDAEYIHWLVTNIPGDRVAEGQETCPYLPPFPARGSGFHRFAFLLFKQDKPIDFSGDTRPSPCYQLAQRTFHTFDFYKKHQEAMTPAGLAFFQCRWDDSVTHIFHRLLDMREPVFEFVRPPPYHPEQKRFPHRQPLRYLDRYRDSHEPTYGIY, from the exons ATGGCGGCGCCCTGGTGGCGAGCCGCGCTGTACGGAAGTCGGAGGTGGCGGAGCTTCAGCACTTCGG CCGCCCTGAGGCGCCGGACCGCCCCTCTGGGGCCGATGCCCAACGAGGACATCGATGTGAGCAACCTGGAGCGGCTGGAGAAGTACCGAAGCTTCGACCGTTACCGGCGCCGGGCGGAGCAGGAGGCGCGGAACCCGCACTGGTGGCGGACGTACCGGGAGTACTTCTGCGAGGAGTCAG ATCCCAAAGACAAGATTGACATCGGGCTCCCTCCACCCAAGGTCAACCGGACCCAACAGCTGCTGGAGCGGAAACGGGTCCTCCGGGAGCTGCGGGCCAACCCGGAGGAGGAGCGAGCCGCCCGCCTCCGCACAG CTCGCATCCCACTGGAGGCGGTGCGGGCCGAGTGGGAGAGGACCTGTGGCCCCTATCACAAGCAGCGTCTGGCTGAGTACTACGGCCTCTATCGAGACCTGTTCCATGGTGCCACCTTCGTACCCCGCGTCCCCCTGCACGTGGCCTATGCCGTGGGGGAGGACGACTTGATGCCTGTATACCACGGCAACGAGATTACTCCAACAGAG GCTGCCCAGGCCCCAGAGGTGACCTATGAGGCAGACGAGGGTTCCATATGGACACTGCTGCTCACCAATTTGG ATGGACACCTGCTGGAGCCGGATGCTGAATACATCCACTGGCTGGT AACCAACATCCCAGGCGACAGGGTGGCTGAAGGACAGGAGACGTGTCCCTAcctgccccccttccctgcccgAGGCTCCGGCTTCCACCGTTTTGCTTTCCTGCTCTTCAAGCAGGACAAGCCAATTGACTTCTCTGGGGACACCCGGCCCTCACCCTG CTATCAGCTTGCCCAAAGGACCTTCCACACTTTTGATTTCTACAAGAAACACCAGGAAGCCATGACACCAGCCGGCCTGGCCTTTTTCCAGTGCCGCTGGGATGATTCCGTCACCCACATCTTCCACCGGCTTCTGG ACATGCGGGAGCCTGTGTTTGAGTTTGTGCGGCCACCCCCTTACCACCCCGAGCAGAAGCGCTTCCCCCACCGGCAGCCCCTGCGCTACCTGGACCGGTACAGGGACAGTCACGAACCCACCTACGGTATCTACTAG